The genomic stretch AAGGATTGCGGTTTTTGGAATTGAAACCCTAATGTCATAATGTGCCAAttagagaaagagaaaaaaataataataaagaacaattgtttttgAACAAGTTCATACGTAAAACAACTAACATTGtctgtttttaatttaatttaattattttcctTGATCATTGCAGAGATGAAGAACTAACTTCAAAAACGGTGGCTTGGTGTGGCTGATTGTGCTGATTTCAGgtccgaatccaaagaactcaAGGTACTCATCATTCCTTGTTGTTGCtctctatgtgtttgtgaaaatgcgtGTGTTGTTGCACCAGTGTTGATGTTTCTTACCATTCCTCCAACTCCAAGAAAATCCAATGTCAACTTATCAGACCCTCCAAAACTGACCCCAAGATGATTCTGAGGAAGCTTATTGGTGTTACTAGAATCCTCTAAGCTCTGATGAaactgatgatgatgatgatgatgatgactgaGGTTGTTGTTGTTATCATCATTCCCTTGATGCACATTGTCAAATATGGAACTAGTAGTAGTGTTTCCTACATTACTGGCAATGGAGTTCATCAACCCATGAAGGTGTTGCTGGTGGTGATGATCATTTTCCATGCTTGATCTTCTTTGATCACTTCCAAATGCAACATGATCAGAGACAACAAGTTCCCTTTCGGATTTGTTTGAGGAACTACTACACATTCCCCTAAGGATAGAAgaaccattattattgttggtgGTGGTAGTTGGACCCATTTGTGCAGCTTTCTGAAGCAATGCAGTGGCTGACATATGAGGGGACACGTTCTCATGTTGCAATGAAGATGAATTTCCAAAGAGTGAAGACAAACCTGAACCAACTTGGTCACCGTAGAGTGTTGATGTTGTTGTTCCTTGTTGGTTACTATTGAATTGGTCAGGGATGATGGTTCCACTGCTATTGTTGTTGTTTGGGAAGAAGCTAAGGTTGAAAAGATTGGAAGAATTATTAGAGTTGGTGTTGGTGGTGTTTCCTTGAAGATCAGGAAGTTGCATTAGACCATGTAATTGCTTGCTTGAGAATAATGAACCTTGTTGATGAGTTTGGTTGTTGTCTTCAAATGCTTGATTTGGGTCATTAATGAAGAAATGTGAGGGATTAGTGAGTGATGATTGGGGTGAGTGTCCAAATGATGAAGACTGATGGCTTAAAGGCGGGATTAAGTGCTCGAATTTGGCTGCCCCGGCGCTTCCGAGACGGAGGAtgccgccgccgccgccgctGCCGTGAGTGGCGCCACTTTGGTGATTCTGGAATTGGGAGATTTGGGTGCCTAATTGGGAGAGGCCTAAGGTCATGTGGTTTGTGTTTGTGGCATACAAATGTGTCCCTCCCAAAGGGTTCATGGTGCCATTAGGGTGCCTTGCACTTTCTTGAGCTAGGGCATCACAGAAGGCCCTATGAGTGATGAAACTGTCACGTCTGaaataataatcaaataatattattagCAACGATAACATACACCTTAATCAACATGATACAACAAATTATTATTAGGTCACTACTAACTACTAAGTCATAGAACTTAACACTGGCGATTTTGCAAGAGAAGCTTCggatagaagaagaattactCAAGAGGAAATAAAGAAAGATTCAAAAAGAAGCAGGAATTTAATTCACAATttcattatatttatattattttcactCATGACTAAGGTTCATTTTACTAATGGAATGAATTAGACTCATTATACATGCTACACTGAATTTATCCGACTATCAATCAAGACCTAGCTAGGTTGTTGTAACTGTCAATGATGGAATGGTTAAATAAATAAGATTATATTGAATTTAGACTCGAGATAAAAAGTAAGGAAAAACTTATGGGAGTTTTACAAGATTACCATTTATCAATGTCTTCAAAAATTGTTATGAAAGACACCTACTGTACCAAAATTCAAAtcgataaaaataattacatcTTTAACATCCCATTCACAATaggaatttttctttttttttctgagGTTTACATGATTGtgcataaatttttttataataagaattttaaattttagatttttaatataaaaattttgatagaaaatataaataaataatttatttttgtaacaCACAGATAACAGATCTCAAGTGATCATAATAATCAAAATCGTATTAATGGTTATTTATTAATCATTTCTAAAAGTCAACCactttgcaaccatatcaacaCCAAATATTCTCAAATTAAAGAAGGACATTGCTTTATTTTTCTGATGAACACGATAACATGCTAATCATGCAACCAAATATATATAAACGATGAATTCCAAAGGAAAATTCTATGTTAAAAAAATGAAgtaaaaaaggaaagaaagaaaaagaggtaGTAATGATGATAAAATTGGAATATACAGTATTTGGGTGAAATGATCTACAAAATTGAAATTAGTAGAAAACTGAAACAGAAGGAGAGGGCCCCGGGATTATGCCAAAACGTGATACAAACCAAGAACTCCAAATCGAACTACCACTTTGAGTTCTCTCTTTGATCAATGAAAGAGAGAATTATTTGCAACTTTGATGAAAGTCAATTAATCATGCATCCAATATGGGGCCAGCCTCAATAAATGCAAACTACCTCAAGACTTGTCTATTTTCTACTACAAGAATTCATTACAACACAAACGTACCATGAGAGAATTGCTAAATTCTCGGGAAAATCCTTTGAGAATATATCTATTATAGATCCAACAATTAATGCTTATAGAGAATCTTTGTTTTACTAAATCACTCtctattattcttttttctaaaggcaataataattaattc from Arachis stenosperma cultivar V10309 chromosome 9, arast.V10309.gnm1.PFL2, whole genome shotgun sequence encodes the following:
- the LOC130950704 gene encoding protein indeterminate-domain 4, chloroplastic-like yields the protein MAAASSTPFLGVREESQSQITHQSSIAASSASTPPTVPQKKRRNQPGTPNPDAEVIALSPKTLMATNRFICEVCNKGFQREQNLQLHRRGHNLPWKLKQKTNKEPKRKVYLCPEPTCVHHDPSRALGDLTGIKKHYSRKHGEKKWKCDKCSKKYAVQSDWKAHSKTCGTREYRCDCGTLFSRRDSFITHRAFCDALAQESARHPNGTMNPLGGTHLYATNTNHMTLGLSQLGTQISQFQNHQSGATHGSGGGGGILRLGSAGAAKFEHLIPPLSHQSSSFGHSPQSSLTNPSHFFINDPNQAFEDNNQTHQQGSLFSSKQLHGLMQLPDLQGNTTNTNSNNSSNLFNLSFFPNNNNSSGTIIPDQFNSNQQGTTTSTLYGDQVGSGLSSLFGNSSSLQHENVSPHMSATALLQKAAQMGPTTTTNNNNGSSILRGMCSSSSNKSERELVVSDHVAFGSDQRRSSMENDHHHQQHLHGLMNSIASNVGNTTTSSIFDNVHQGNDDNNNNLSHHHHHHHQFHQSLEDSSNTNKLPQNHLGVSFGGSDKLTLDFLGVGGMVRNINTGATTHAFSQTHREQQQGMMSTLSSLDSDLKSAQSATPSHRF